The sequence CTATCTTTAAACCCAAGAAGGCTATCATCTTCTATACCACTTACAGATGACTGGGTTTGAAATCCATTGGCGGCCATCATACCTACCCCCAAAAGACTTATTGCTTTATTGCCAACGAAATGTCCCAGTCCAGTTACCCCGATGCCGATTAATAATGATGGCTTACCGATAGCTGACCCCAACAAACCGCCGCCCAGGACACCGATTAATAATTCCTTTCCTGTCTCAATTACACTATTCTTTAAATCTCCTTTAGTGTCCAATGTCCGGGCAATAGTCTGATAATGGGTCTGCTGCGCTTTTTTAGCATAACGATTACTTGTTTTCTTACTCATATAATAATAGTTTTCACATTATTTACATTAAGGCAACTTTTGTCTTCCTCTTAAAATTCTTTCTCTTCTTACCATTCTTTGGCTTCGCACTGGCAGGAATACCATTGAGGTGTTGCTTCCCGTTATGATCGCTTGTATGTAGCATTTTCATTCCGACTGTGATAGCGGCAATAGCCCCAACACCAATTACAGCAGGTAACAGCCATTTTTTGTTCTTCTCCCAAAATCCCTGCGAAATTTTAGCCGCCGTGGTTGTATTCGCAACATCTGATACGGTGAGTGATGAGGATGTCGAAACGGGCAATAGTGACGAGTCAGACGAGGCATCATCAATATCTTCTGATGCAACCTTTGCAGATGAACTATTAGATGATGCTGATGAATCATAAGAACTATTCTCGCTTTCATCACTGGTTACTGGTACTGTAGAGGAACTGGATGATGTATTTGTAGCGACAGCGGTCGTAACTGGCGAGGTGGTTGATGGGGTTTCCGCTGCTTCTTTATCGGCAGCAGCCGTTTCTGTGTCGGAAAAGTCTTCCGATCCCTTTTGCCCCCCGCCAAATATGTTTCCAATACCCTTGATGATCTTTGATAACGCAGCGATGGCAGCAGAAGCTGCCGCAATTGCAGCGCCAGTAGCAGGCTCTCCCAGCTCTCCAAAACCTTCAAATCCCTCCATTCCATTCACATTTTCATCATAATAGATGTCTGGACCAAGTAGTGTAGCAAGCGGCGTACTGCTGTTCATATATAATACTGAAGCATCACTATCGACAAAACCCAACCCAGCTACAGCAACCTCCTTATTCTTATTGCCTTTACCTTTAAGAATGGCCTTCTTTAGATTCTTGGGATTACCCCAGCTGTTTCAAATATTGATTCCAACTTTTCCCTGACCTTCACCAATTTGTCGAACTTATCCTTTATAATACCACGCTTCACTGCCTCTTCAGGTGACAGGTAAGCATACTTTATCCTTGATGCTACCTTGAACAAGTTCAGTTTCATGGCAGCAAGGACACCGTTTCTCAACAAAATGGTAGCTGGATTTATTTTATTAATCTTACTCAGAACTTTCTTGAAAAATCCTTTCTTCTTTTTCTTTTTCGCTGCTGCTCCTAACTCCCCTATATTTCCATCAAATACAAGATCATTGCCTCGCTCACCTACTCCCTGCAGGCCGTCTAAATATTGTAGATCCATAACTATATCTTTTTTTTCACTAAATGGTACCTCGTAGTTAAAATGATCTGTTACGCAGTCTATAATGATCATTTTACCCCTATCATTTACTACTGGATAAATGTGTTGAAAATGATCACGCTGATATTTAGTAATCCTTAGACTATGAGGAATATGAAGATTACTTAAAATGCTGCTAATAAAAGTGCTGTAACAGTCACAATCCACTCCTGTTTTCCTGTCAGCCCATGTGCGACTTGGGCTACGTATCTGCTCCAAACCTTCTGCATCTTTCTGGTATGCCACGTTGTTATAAACAAAGTGCCAGATGTTTTTACAAGTATCATATACAGTGGGTCCAGATAATTTCTGTGCAATTCTTGAGGTCTGAGAAAGAGTTCTCCCAACTACCTTATGGATAAATGAAACAGTATCCTCCAGGGTGGCATTTTCCACTACTGTTTTATCTCTATTCATCGCTGGCGGAAAAAGGTAGTCGTACTCTCTTCCTGGGTAAACCTTTCTTCTTGTAGCAGCCTGCATATCCAATTACTTTTTCAATGTTATTTCCTTCTGATCGTTATAAGGCACACGTGACCAACCTAAATCAATAGTAGTAATCGTCTCTACCTTTACTGTTATTGATTCCTTGTTTAGTAAAGCCTTAATAACATCATAAGCAACTGAAAAGAAGCTCATAGTAGATATTTCAACCTGGATGTTATCAATCATGACCTGACCAAATGCTGGAACAGTAATATCCTTATCAATAACCTGGCTGCTTCCGAGAATAGAATCTTTATGGCTTATCTTCACATATGGGAACTTCACTTTGAAGCTTGCCCCAGTTGGATTCTTCAGTAAAGCATCAATACGGATTGTCAGACCAGAAAGTGATAGAGAATGAATTGTTGCGGTGGGGACAACTTCTAATTGTACGGAAGCCCGTCGCATATTGGCGAAATAACTTATAACGGCTATTACCCCGGCTCCAACTGCTGTGCCCATTATTAATTTATTCAGTGTTGCCATTTCCCTTATTTGTTTTTTTGTGATGTACGCGCCTGTATCGGGTACTAGTTAGTTTCCGCTTCCGCCGTCGCTGGATATACTCACCTGCTAGTTTAAAAGCTAGCCATATTGCACCACCGGTTAATGCCTTTAAAGCATATTCAAACAAACCGGTCATATCAATATTGGCCAGGAGAATTGTTGCAGGCAATAGGATATTATTAAGAGAGGAATCGCCGTGGTTTGTTTCTGTTCTCATAATTTAGTTTTTACTGTTTTGTAGTACAAAGTTCCGACGATGGTAAATGACGGTGTCCTGATTATGTTGGATTATGCAGGATTATGTCGAATTATGTAGTTTTATGTCGAATTATGTCAAATATTACTATCCCTGAACTCCAAATCACCGGGTAATCCCAACCTGTTAATAATAATCAGCACCTGGTTAACTGTGTACATATGGCCTACCCTTTCACCAATCAATGGAAGATGTGGTTTCAACCATCTGTTAAAGGTCCGGTAGTTTACCTTATATAATTTGGCGAGTTGTGCTGTATTATATGCGCGTAGTTCGAAAATGACCTTTGGATTATTGGTACTCATAAATCAGTTATTGGTGGGTTAATAAGTAGTTGAACAATACAATTATTCCATAGCTGGATGAGGTCATATTCCCTCAATGAAATGAGTTTTGCACCGCAGCTTTTTAATATTTTGTCAGAGGGGCATACCATGTACCGTAATAAATGCCTGGCAAAAACCTGGATGCCTTTATAATATCCTTTGACCACCTTTCTCTTTTCCCTAACTGATTGATAGAAATCATCATAGCTAGAGATCCCGTCAGGAAATTCAGGATTAAACCAAAGTGACGGTAGATCTATCCACCTTGAGTTATCATTACGCACCGTTTTATACGATAGAAGTAATCGTTCTATCATCTTTATGAAATTCTGATCAACTGACGGTTTGCTAAGGATATTCCAGATAGCATTTTTCGCATATAAGACTTCTGCTGCGGGTAAACGGTCGTAACACCAAAATGCATTGTAGCTTAGTACCCAGCATGCGTGCACATATGGGTGGTCTAATGGAATAGTTGGAGAATTGTTAATTGGAATTATCTTACTCATTGTGGCATTTGTTTCCACAAAGTAAGTATTCGGTTCTCGGCGTTCCCGAATAGAAATTAAATATTGCGATCATTGCATCAAAATTTAAACGATGCGAAAGAAGCAAATTCAGAGATCTCTCCCTGGTTCTCCCTTAAAAGTAGACATGGCATTCCATGTTCGTCAGCAGCCTGATTCCGGCATGATTATTAGCGAATACTGCAGGGCTCATCAAATAAGTGAAGGCAGTTTTTATTACTGGTTAAAGAAAACAAACAATACTTCACCGGTTCCATCCTCACCACCAGCAATACTTCCCGTAAAAATTGTAGCATCATCAAATGAGCCTGTTAATTCAAACTTATTTGCTGAAGTGCGCGGTATTGCAATTTATCAACCTGTGCCGGCAGAATATTTACTCACCTTGCTAAATCATTAGTCAATGTTGTCATTAGCTGGTTATAATTTTTATATCTATACATCTGCAGCGGATATGCGGATGGGAATAAATGGTTTGTCAGGCATCGTACGTAATCAAATGGCACTTGATCCATTAGCTAAGGGCATCATCTATTTGTTTTTTAACGGGCGTCTCACCCAGGTGAAAATGTTGCAATTTGATGGAGATGGTCAGGCGCTTTATTACAAAAGACTAGCCAGAGGCACCTTTGGCAAACCTGTTTATGATCCTGGTTGCCAGGCGATGATGATTGAACGCAAAGATGTGATGCTCATCCTGGAAGGAATCGAGATTAAGTACAGAAAGCGTTACGAAAGAAAGTCAGGAAAATCAACAGATCAGCCAAACTAATAATGCTGTTTTTGCGTTAATATAGCCAATACCATGACACAAAGCAGTGCGCCCTGAATTACTCACTTCTATAACAGATGCATTAAAACAAATCTCCACGCTAACGGAGACCAATGGGGAGTTGTTGGAATCTCTGACCAGAGAGAGAATAACGTTTGGTAAGATTATATATGACCTGAATAACCAGCTGGAAGCAAAGAATGGAGCATGTGATAAATTAAACCGTTATCTGAATCAGGCACATGAGATTATGCTTGATAGAGAACATCAGGTCATTGAATTGCAAAGCAGGATCGAAGCATTGGAAAGTGAAAATGCGCTCTTAAAAGAGCAGGTTGCTCAGGGAGAAAAGAAGAGCTGGCAGTTACAGGAGTTATGTGAAATGCTACAGGGTAAAAAGAGTGAGAAATTTATACCTGAACGTGAAAAAGTAGATGCGGCCATACAACAAACCTTAGGACCTGATTTTGATCTGACCGAACTGGAAGAGATTATAAGAGTAGCCTCCACAAAAGGCGATATTCAACAAGTGGATGACCAGATCCGGAAAGGCAACCGCAAAAAGAAAAAACATCTCGCTCATAAAGGTAGAAGAGTACAACCATCTTGTATAGAAGTAGTGACAGAAACAATTGACGTCGAAGGAGACAAGACAGGCCTGATCCCTATGGGCAAAAAAGTGACGACCTATTACGAATACAAGCCGGGTAAAATTATTAAAGTACAACAGGAGCGGCTTCAATATCGTACAGAAGATAAAAAGTTTGTCTGCCAACCAGTAGCCCCTCGTCTGGTAGAAAAAGGAACAGTAGGAAACAGCCTGCTGGCACACTTACACAGCCGCCGGTTTGGATATGGGGATCCATATACACGTCAGTTACGGTATATAAAAAGCACTACTGGCATCAGCTTCGCAGCATCAACGGTAAATGGTTGGGAAGAGGTGGCCTTTAAGAAACTGCTAAGGCTGTTGAGATGTATGAAAAAAGTAATTGTGCAGGCCCGGTATCTGAAGGTCGATGAGACAAGATTAGATTACCTCAATGATATTGGAGAAGGCAAACCATCCAGGGGTTGGCTATGGGTATTTTTATCTGAAGAACAAAAATTAGTATTGTTTGAATTTAACCCATCCCGCGGACATAAGGTTCCACAGCAGATATTAAAAGATTTTAAGGGCACGCTTCAGGCGGATGGCCTGGGTAGCTATGTAGCAGCTTTTAAAGATAATGAGGAGGTGGACCTAATGACATGCCTGTCCCATATCCGCCGCGGTTTTAAGAAAGCAGAGAAATATGATAAAAAGCTAGCGGCAGAAGCATTGACATTGTTCAACATCATTTACAGGATAGAAGCCTTTGCCGAAAGAAAAAAGATGACCGATGACCAGCGATTGGCATTGCGTCAGAAATATAGCGTTCCTTTTCTCGATAAAATACATATCTGGTTGCTGGAACAACAGCAGATAGATCATCTGCCAGGTACACCAATAATTAAAGCAGTTAATTATGCCCTGGGGCAATGGCACAAACTAAAAGCATTTACGACCCTTGGATACGTCGATGCCGACAACAATGGCGTCGAGAGGGCCATCAGACCCGTTACTACCTTCCGCAATAATAGCCTGTTTGCCGGAAATGAACATGGAGCAGAGAGAGTAGCACTTTTTTACTCCCTGATCGAGTCTTGTAAACTTAACGACATCGATCCTTATATTTATCTTAAAGATATCTATGACCGCCTTCATGATTGCCCAGCTCATGAACTTATTAATCTGTTGCCTCCATATTGGAAGAAGAAAAATACATGATTACATCAATTAGCAGATTAGCCCCGAATTACAAAGAACTTCATTTATAGCCAATACCATGATTACAGCAGCAAAGATAAGGGCTGTAAAACATTATTCTGGAATGCCGAGGTCCGAATACTTACGCTACTAAAGACGGATATTTCAGAAATAACCCGACAGAGGACATCCCGGCTGTACGCAATCCTAGCGCTGCGTTGAAGGAACACCTGGAATCAGAGGAATACGTTGCCTTACTTAACACGCCCTGTTTTAACCAGCAAGTGAAGCTGGCTTTCTTGTTTAGTTGTTATACCGGGCTGAGATGGGTGGATGTGAAAAGGCTGGAATGGCAGGATTTACAGGGTGGTAAATTAATTACAAGGATCATCCAGCAGAAAACCGGCAAGCCAGTGGTACTTACCCTACACTCAATAGCCCTTGCAATTCTGGAAGAAATTAAACAACTATCTCTTGGCAAGACAGTTTCTGCCAATAAAGTTTTCAGCCTGCCTACGGCGAATGGAGCCAATAAGGTATTGGGAGAATGGATTAAACGGGCTGGTGTCAATAAATACGTAACATGGTCCTGTGCAATATTAAGTTTTTCCATACTATTAAAGGATAAGAACGTGGATGATGTCACTATCGCTTATCTAATGGGGCATACAACTATCAGACAGGTGCAGCAGACTTACAAAAGGTACAAACCTAAAGATCAGTCGGAGGCGATCAGTCACTTGCCTTCTTTTAATATTGCGGGTGTCCTTTAGGGGGTCAACTAATTTCAGTATGGTGCAAGTTTTAGCAACAGGGCTATTCACCATCGAATAGCCCTGTTTACTATGCAGCTCTTAGCTTTATCAATGGTGGTGCAGCCTGCACTACCGCCATTTCACCGGACAGCATTTTATCAATATCTTCTTTCCTGTAATAGCCACTATTGGTTTTGTAAACCCCATATTCTTCACAGTTCTTAGCCAATTGCGTTCGGCCAAGGTTACAATAAATCAGCGCTTCTTCCGGTTTCAGGAAGGGTTTAAAACAGAGTGCAATTGCTCTCATGATTAGCAGATCGTCACGTTTTATCATACCTATAGTTTAGTGTTGAAATTTTACCTTTCTGTAAGAGTAAGGGTTAAGTTATTGGGCAAAGAGAGCCACCACTACAGGTAATCCTGTGGTGGTGGTAAAACTGGCGTTAATCTTCATCCTCATCTTCTTCGTCATCATCCTCTCTTTCCTCATTCTCATGGTAATCAGAGATAATATCTTCGGCTTCATGGATGGCATCACGCTGCTCTTTTTCGTATTCTACTTCAATAGTGATGTAACCCTCATCTTCGTCTGTGGCTGTAATGCTATTGGTAATATTCTTTTCCAGTAACACATCGGCTACCCGGATCAGCACATCTACAGGCACCTGTAATTCGCGTTTTGTAATAACTGTTTGCATAAAATAATGGGAATTAAAGGTTATGAATAATTATTCTGAAAAGTTGAGTTCACGGAACTTAACCAGCGGCACCATAGCTGCCAGCGTAAAACGACAGGCAATAAGTGATGCTTTCCGGTTAAGCGTTAAACGAAAGCGGGTATCACCTTTCGGCTTAACGTTATGAACAATGCGGTCAAGGTTATGTATAATGTCTTTTACCAACGTGGTGTAGGGATAGTCAGTAGGCAGTTGCCGGTAAGGACTTGCAGCTGCCATTTCAGCAAACGAATCCCGCAAAAGAACTAATGCCTCGTTGGGTATGGAAGGCATATTGCTTAAACGAAGCATGTTTTCCAACAGGCAGCGCAATCGAAGGCTTACCCATTTTACTGGCTGTATGGCATAGGTTCCCCAATATTGATCCGGGTTTTCAAATATAAATGTGTAGTTATTACTATCCAGGCATTCCTGTACCGCTTCCAGCAGCCGGGAATATACCTGCTGATAGGGCTGGTCTTGTTGCCTTACCATATAATCTGGTTTATCTACATCTGTTTTTGCTTCTTCCAGCAAAACTGCTGATTCATTACTGGTTAAAGTGTTAGTCTCTGCATCTGCCAATGCCAATCCGTTCCGCTTGTAAAATGCTAACTGCTTGCAGGTATCACTGCAATATTTACGGGTGCTTCGTAAGGCTTGCATCGGTGTGCCGCAGGGTTGACAGGTAGTTGTCATTGATGTCAGTTTAACGGTAAACGATCTTGTTAATAGTCAAGGGCTTCATCCTGTGGACTGCCTTTAACGTAATAACTATAATCACCCAATATGCCAATGATGTTTTGTAAGGCTTTCTTGTGTTTAGGGTTCCCCTGTTGGTGGGTAATTTGCACCATCAGGGTGCCTTCCTGCTCATTGATACCTTCTTCCTTCCAGTACAGGTGGTTATTGAACAAGATGCGAATGATGTCCAGTAAAACATCAATGGGAATAGTGTGTGAGCTGGTTGTAGCCGGTTTGTTAGCACTTTGCATGTGATGCTCATTAAAGGTAAAAATCAGGAACAACAGGAAAAGGTACTAACTATGCATCATATAACAAATGGTGCCCTATGGCTATTAGTTTAACTGTCCAGAACTAGAAAAACGCGGCTGGAATAAGTAGCTTGTATTATAGCCTATTTATCATCCGTTAAATTTTCCCGACCCTGACATCCCATAAAAGCCCAAAAAATCTCAATGGCATTTATAAAATAAGTTCTATTCCAAAAGCTGTTTTATAACAATAAGATTAGAAAATATGAGCTACTGAATAGTGGTCTTAAAAATAGAATCTGACAAAACTGATTGAACAATTAAATAATGGCCTCTGTTATTCAGATGAATCCCATCAGCTGCTGCAAATTCAGGTTTTATATAACCTTCTGGAGTAGAGAGGGTGTCATATAAATTATTAAACTTGTCGCCATAGTTGCTCATCATCTTTTCATTCAGCGTTTTCAGGCGACTTCTAATTGCTGCATCATCAAAGTTGCGCGGCTGGGTACCAAACAGGATATATTTTACTTTTGCTGAATCCAACAGCCGCACCATTTCCTTATAGTTACTCATTATTTCATTATCACTGTAGCCATTTGCAACATCATTGGTTGGATATGTAATCATCACTAAAGAAGGATAGTAAGATAACGCCTTGGTAATATTCTTTGTAGTATCTGTTAGTGGCATACCTTCCTGAACGGAATAATTTTCAGGAACTCCTTGATAGGTAGTGTAACCAGCTACAGCGAGATTAATAAAATAAAGTGTCTTTTTATTATCCAGAGTAGCCAACCTTAACCTGTTTACCCACCCCGAATCAGTTGGATTAGCTCCAATACCTGCTGCGGAAGAGGAACCTATAATTACGATATTAGCGGATTTTGAGCCGGCAGACTCTCCTGGATTATTTACTGCTTCTGTGCTTTTAGTACACGAAAACCAAAACACAATGGATAACCCAAATATATAATTTCTCATTGCTATCTAAATAGGCATTTATTAAAGACTTCCGAGTTTGTTCATATACGTCAGGTATGTATCCAGATCGAACTTCTTCTTACTTAAATGTTGATCTAATCTATACCAGGGAAGATACCTATTATCATTCCCATCCATTAAAATTGGCATAAAATAGGGTCTGTATCCATACTTCTTTTCTACCTGCCAGTGGGCACTTTTACTCCTTCTCATCTTTTCTCCAATAAAAATCCCTAATGGTATAAACAAGTCCATATACCGCTGTTGAGGGTCAATTTTATTCACCTTTTTGGATATTGCATTGTAGTAAGCGGTATCATCTTTTTGCACATCAATTTCCAAATCTAATTTCTCTGACAATATTTTAAGCCAGTAATTTATTTCGCTGGCGATATTTACCAGATGTTCCTGATTCGATTTAAATGGGTTATAATTGTCATCTTCAATAGGTACTCCATTTTTTAGAACTTCCCGCATGGTGGCTTCGTCTTCAAAAACGATTCCTTTGCCACCGCTAGCGGGTAGCCAGACAATTTTATTATTATTGATTGTATAAGCACAAGACAAATCTTCTTCATTTTCGCTCAAAATCTGCCCATTTTGCTCTCTTAAAATTTTTAACAGCTCTAGGGAGGATTTAATTTCATGTTTCTGGGCCATACCTAAACATAAATTAGTGATCAAAAAAATGTTGTCCAAATAATTTTCATAAAAATAAATAGAATTACCCATTTAGCTCTCGTAAAGTTAAAAATAAAGGAGCAGCAGCAACCATCCTGGATAAAAGTTTGTGCATTATACTGCCCAAATGATTTCTTCTGTTAAATCGGAAATGAAATTCATTTAAGTATGCCTGCATATGATTTTCAGAAACACGATGATGAATGCCTCTTAACCAACCTTTAAAATTCATGATATGAGTATGTAAATGAGGAAAATTTTTGCCATTACCAGATTCTACTTGCTCCAATCGTGGAAATATATTCTTTAGTGGAGCATAAGCTGCCCAGCCATCTGTCACTACCCGTGATTTTTTATCGATGTGTTTTTCCATGAATGGCTGAAACGATGTAGAGCTGTAATCCTCTATGCATTGGGCATACGCTCTGCCAGTCTTTCTATTTCGGCATACTTTTTCAACTGCTATCAGGATAATTTTTCGATCACCTTTAGCCCGACCTTGATTCCCTTCTTCCTTGCCACCAATCACAAATTCATCTACCTCTACACGACCTTGTAATGGAAACTGTTCACTACTTTGCATGCCCTCCTGCACTTTGCGCTTAAAATACCAGGCACTTGTTTGACGGATGCCATATTCCCTGCTTATTTCGCAACTTGACATCCCCTTTTTACTTACACTCAAACGGAAACAAATCTGAAAAGCTGTCAGCAAACTGAATTTTACTTTATGAAACAATGTCCCTGCAGTGGGAGACTCATTATAATTGCAAGCCTGACAACGTCTATCAAGCCACCTTTTACCTTTCCACCACATTTCTCCACCACACTTCTTACAACGAAACCCTTGCTGCCACTTCAACTCTGCAAGGTATTGTAAACACGATTCTTCATCTGGAAAATGTCTTTGAAAACTTTCAATTGTGATGCCCCTAAACATAGTTTTTTTTATAAAGCTATGATAGCACTACGCCGCATATTTGCGTAACGACCCGTAAATGGGTAATTCTAAAAATAAATTTTAAAACTGATAATCTACATCCGGATGCATGAAATGTATCTTCAAATGTATCTCCAACATAATCTTCTCACTGACCGCTACTTGTAAATGTTTTGCAAGAATATTATTTTGCTAAAGTCATTAAAACCGATTTAGAGAGATCTTGCCAACCGCTCGTATTTCCATTTTGCACACCTTTGACGAAATCATTAATACCATTACCGATATTTACTGCAAAATTCGAAATA is a genomic window of Chitinophaga sp. LS1 containing:
- a CDS encoding transglutaminase-like domain-containing protein; its protein translation is MQAATRRKVYPGREYDYLFPPAMNRDKTVVENATLEDTVSFIHKVVGRTLSQTSRIAQKLSGPTVYDTCKNIWHFVYNNVAYQKDAEGLEQIRSPSRTWADRKTGVDCDCYSTFISSILSNLHIPHSLRITKYQRDHFQHIYPVVNDRGKMIIIDCVTDHFNYEVPFSEKKDIVMDLQYLDGLQGVGERGNDLVFDGNIGELGAAAKKKKKKGFFKKVLSKINKINPATILLRNGVLAAMKLNLFKVASRIKYAYLSPEEAVKRGIIKDKFDKLVKVREKLESIFETAGVIPRI
- a CDS encoding DUF4248 domain-containing protein, coding for MSTNNPKVIFELRAYNTAQLAKLYKVNYRTFNRWLKPHLPLIGERVGHMYTVNQVLIIINRLGLPGDLEFRDSNI
- the tnpA gene encoding IS66 family insertion sequence element accessory protein TnpA: MRKKQIQRSLPGSPLKVDMAFHVRQQPDSGMIISEYCRAHQISEGSFYYWLKKTNNTSPVPSSPPAILPVKIVASSNEPVNSNLFAEVRGIAIYQPVPAEYLLTLLNH
- the tnpB gene encoding IS66 family insertion sequence element accessory protein TnpB (TnpB, as the term is used for proteins encoded by IS66 family insertion elements, is considered an accessory protein, since TnpC, encoded by a neighboring gene, is a DDE family transposase.) is translated as MLSLAGYNFYIYTSAADMRMGINGLSGIVRNQMALDPLAKGIIYLFFNGRLTQVKMLQFDGDGQALYYKRLARGTFGKPVYDPGCQAMMIERKDVMLILEGIEIKYRKRYERKSGKSTDQPN
- the tnpC gene encoding IS66 family transposase; amino-acid sequence: MRPELLTSITDALKQISTLTETNGELLESLTRERITFGKIIYDLNNQLEAKNGACDKLNRYLNQAHEIMLDREHQVIELQSRIEALESENALLKEQVAQGEKKSWQLQELCEMLQGKKSEKFIPEREKVDAAIQQTLGPDFDLTELEEIIRVASTKGDIQQVDDQIRKGNRKKKKHLAHKGRRVQPSCIEVVTETIDVEGDKTGLIPMGKKVTTYYEYKPGKIIKVQQERLQYRTEDKKFVCQPVAPRLVEKGTVGNSLLAHLHSRRFGYGDPYTRQLRYIKSTTGISFAASTVNGWEEVAFKKLLRLLRCMKKVIVQARYLKVDETRLDYLNDIGEGKPSRGWLWVFLSEEQKLVLFEFNPSRGHKVPQQILKDFKGTLQADGLGSYVAAFKDNEEVDLMTCLSHIRRGFKKAEKYDKKLAAEALTLFNIIYRIEAFAERKKMTDDQRLALRQKYSVPFLDKIHIWLLEQQQIDHLPGTPIIKAVNYALGQWHKLKAFTTLGYVDADNNGVERAIRPVTTFRNNSLFAGNEHGAERVALFYSLIESCKLNDIDPYIYLKDIYDRLHDCPAHELINLLPPYWKKKNT
- a CDS encoding site-specific integrase gives rise to the protein MKEHLESEEYVALLNTPCFNQQVKLAFLFSCYTGLRWVDVKRLEWQDLQGGKLITRIIQQKTGKPVVLTLHSIALAILEEIKQLSLGKTVSANKVFSLPTANGANKVLGEWIKRAGVNKYVTWSCAILSFSILLKDKNVDDVTIAYLMGHTTIRQVQQTYKRYKPKDQSEAISHLPSFNIAGVL
- a CDS encoding SGNH/GDSL hydrolase family protein; protein product: MRNYIFGLSIVFWFSCTKSTEAVNNPGESAGSKSANIVIIGSSSAAGIGANPTDSGWVNRLRLATLDNKKTLYFINLAVAGYTTYQGVPENYSVQEGMPLTDTTKNITKALSYYPSLVMITYPTNDVANGYSDNEIMSNYKEMVRLLDSAKVKYILFGTQPRNFDDAAIRSRLKTLNEKMMSNYGDKFNNLYDTLSTPEGYIKPEFAAADGIHLNNRGHYLIVQSVLSDSIFKTTIQ
- a CDS encoding IS1595 family transposase: MFRGITIESFQRHFPDEESCLQYLAELKWQQGFRCKKCGGEMWWKGKRWLDRRCQACNYNESPTAGTLFHKVKFSLLTAFQICFRLSVSKKGMSSCEISREYGIRQTSAWYFKRKVQEGMQSSEQFPLQGRVEVDEFVIGGKEEGNQGRAKGDRKIILIAVEKVCRNRKTGRAYAQCIEDYSSTSFQPFMEKHIDKKSRVVTDGWAAYAPLKNIFPRLEQVESGNGKNFPHLHTHIMNFKGWLRGIHHRVSENHMQAYLNEFHFRFNRRNHLGSIMHKLLSRMVAAAPLFLTLRELNG